CACCAGCGTGGCGAAAGCCTTCTTGAACGCGACTTCGTCGACGCTGCGATCGAAGACGACAAAACGCCAGGGCTGCGCGTTGTACGAAGACGGCGCCCAGCGCGCCGCTTCGAGCACGGCGCGCAACTGGTCGCGGCTCACCGGCTCGCTCGAAAACGCGCGCGGGCTCCAGCGGCCTGCAATCAGTTCGTGAATGGCAACTTCGGTGGAGGCGGGTTTGTTAGCCATGCGCTTCTCTCGGTGAAAATTCATGATCGCCGGGCGGCTGCCCAGGGCCACATAGAATAACGGGCTTTCGAGGCGCGCTCCAAGTTGCGGGGCCGTGCGTTGTCGCTTCCATGACGGTGAATCTGCGCGGCTCGCGAGGGCGCCTCAGTCAGATTGTCTGTGGCGTCGGCACTTTGGCCGGGCGGTTGATGCGCAGCACGATCACCGCCGCGACCAGACACAAGCCGCCGGAAATCATGGACGCCACCGTGTACGTGCCAAGGCTCGCGCGCAGCATGCCCGCGCCGAGCGCCGCGAATGCCGCGCCGAGCTGGTGTCCCGCCACCACCCAGCCGAACACGATCGGGGCCGACTCCTTGCCGTAGACGTCGGTGGCGAGACGCACGGTCGGCGGCACGGTGGCGATCCAGTCGAGGCCGTAGAACACCGCAAACAGCGGCAGGCCGAAAAAGTCGATGCCGAACGCATGCGGCAGATACATCAACGACAGACCCCGCAGCCCGTAGTACCAGAACAGCAGCACGCGGCTATTGAAGCGGTCCGACAGCCAACCGGACATCGTCGTGCCGAACAGGTCGAACACGCCCATCGCCGCAAGCAGCGACGCGCCCTGCACTTCGGTCATCCCGTAGTCGCCGCACATCGCGATCAGATGAGTGCCGACATAGCCATTGGTGCTCGCGCCACAAATGAAGAAGCTGAAGAACAGCAGCCAGAAGTCGCGCGTTTTGCTCGCCGACGCGAGCGTGCCGAACGCGATTGCAAGCGGGTTCTGCTTCGTCACGGTCGTGGTGATGGGCGCATCGTGCGGTTCACCGTACGGGCGCAGTTGCATGCTGGCCGGATGCTCGGGCAGCAGGAATGCGACGAGCGGAATCACGACGCCCGCCGCGAGCGCGACGACCCACACGACCTGGCGCCAGCCGTGATGCTCGGCGATGGCCGCGAGCAGCGGCAGGAACACTAGCTGGCCGGTCGCCGAGCTGGCGGTCAGGATGCCCATCACGAGCCCGCGACGCGTGGTGAACCAGCGCGTCACGACGGTCGCCGACAGCGACAGCGCGGCCACCCCGGTCGAGCCGCCGACCATCACGCCCCAGATCAGCACCATCTGCCACGGATGCGTCATCAGCGACGACAGCGCGACGCCCGCGGCCATCGTGCCGAGCGCGGCGAGCAGCGTCGGCCGTACGCCGAAGCGCTGCATCGCGGCGGCCGCGAACGGCCCCATCAGCCCGTACAGCGCGATGTTCACGGAGATCGCCAGCGAAATCGTTGCGCGGCTCCAGCCGAACTGGTGCTCGAGCGGCACCATCATCACGCTCGGTGTCGCGCGGGTGCCCGCCGCCGCGAGCAACACCAGGAACACTACGGCGACGGTCAACCAGCCGTAGTGGAATCGTCCGCCTATCAGTCGCGCAGCCCAGTTCATCGGTTCTCCCATCAACGCGCCCGGGTGGCGGCGTCGTTCGTATTATTTCGGTGTCGGTGGATGACTTGTGACAGGTCGGTCACAATAGTGTTGCGATGTTAGTTACTGGTCGGTAACATGTCAAGGCGTCAATTTCATTCGGGTGACCTGCCATGTCCCACAGCCAAACTCTCAAGCCCGCCTCCACCCGCTCCCGGCGCGCGCGCGGTGCGCAGACCGCCGGACCGCAGGCGCAGCAGCATCTGCTGCGCGCC
Above is a window of Paraburkholderia sprentiae WSM5005 DNA encoding:
- a CDS encoding MFS transporter, with translation MNWAARLIGGRFHYGWLTVAVVFLVLLAAAGTRATPSVMMVPLEHQFGWSRATISLAISVNIALYGLMGPFAAAAMQRFGVRPTLLAALGTMAAGVALSSLMTHPWQMVLIWGVMVGGSTGVAALSLSATVVTRWFTTRRGLVMGILTASSATGQLVFLPLLAAIAEHHGWRQVVWVVALAAGVVIPLVAFLLPEHPASMQLRPYGEPHDAPITTTVTKQNPLAIAFGTLASASKTRDFWLLFFSFFICGASTNGYVGTHLIAMCGDYGMTEVQGASLLAAMGVFDLFGTTMSGWLSDRFNSRVLLFWYYGLRGLSLMYLPHAFGIDFFGLPLFAVFYGLDWIATVPPTVRLATDVYGKESAPIVFGWVVAGHQLGAAFAALGAGMLRASLGTYTVASMISGGLCLVAAVIVLRINRPAKVPTPQTI